agcagattTTCAGCTCAATTAGAAGCAACTCACAGTCTTATTCACATAATGTTATAAactgtgttgttttcagaccTTTGTGTTATACTGAGTAAGGGAATGGTAAGTTTAGGGAATTTGCCACATTAATTTCTTTACTGTATGTGGACAGAATACTGTTATGTGCTAATACTTTTCATATGAAGCTGTACTGGCTTTATATATCTAATATAACAATCATCTTATTCCACACTCTTTTCATTGAGTAAAAACTTCAAACCCACCATTTCACTAAATTGAAATATATTAGAGGTCTTGTGGATCACTTAATACGCATTTTCCTAAAGTCTAAGAAATACTTCTGTATTgaggaaaataaaggaaaatgaaaaaataaatactaataagtaaaataatgatcacatgtttatttgttttgctgtaAACTAAAAAGAGGATCATCATGAACTCTACACAGTTTTCTTCTTTCACACTTGCTGCCTACTTTGACAATGGGCTGTTCAAATACTTATATTTCATGATTGTCATGTCTTTATATATGTTAATAGTTTGTGCCAATGTTTTGCTCATTGTGGTTATCTGTATGAACAGAAGCTTACATGAACCTATGTACCTTTTTCTGTGCAGCCTGTTTGTAAATGAACTGTTTGGTAGTACAGGTTTGTTCCCATTCCTTCTGGTTCAGATCCTCTCTGACATTCacactgtttctgcttctttttgcttcctgcagattttctgtgtgtatacatatgcaAGTATACAGTTTAGTAATCTAGCCACCATGTCTTATGACAGATACCTTGCTATTTGTTGTCCTTTACAATATAATACACATGTGACATATAACAAAACTGCCTTTCTCATTGCTGTAACATGGTTGTACCCGTTTCttgctatttttattttgatatctTTGAGTTCCTCTTTACAGCTGTGTGGAAACATCATTAACAAAGTTTACTGTGACAACTACTCTATTGTTAAACTGGCATGCTCCGACACCAGAGTCAATAACATCTATGGAATCATTTACACGTTTACAACAATTGTTCTTGTACTTTTAATCATTTGCTCTTATGTAAAGATtcttaaagtttgtttttctggttctAAACAGACCAGACAGAAAGCCGTCAGTACCTGCACACCTCACCTTGCTTCCCTGCTCAACTTCTCTTGTGGTTGTTTCTTTGAAATAGTGCAAAACAGATTTGATATGAGCAGTGTACCTAATATGTTGCGCATTTTTGTATCATTGTACTTCCTCACATGCCCACCGCTCTTCAATCCTGTACTATATGGACTGAATATAACCAAAATCCGCATCACATGTAAAAGTGTTGTCTTTGGTCGAATGTAAGCTTTTACACTGTACTTGTACTTAAACACATCAATATCTCCCATCAGTTTTTCCATATTGTTATTGTCTAACTGGTCCAGCTGTATAATCTCTTTAGACTCTGTTACTCTTCCTGaagtttttaccttttttcctgttttttgtggagtttttcattatttcaatgGAGTTGGGGAAGGGTAGAAGGTGTTGTATGTTGTAAAAACTGTAAAGACCTCTTGGCAAATTAGTGGTTTGGATTTACATCTCAGTTCAGTGCTGCAACATTAGTAGTGTAAACAGTAATgatgtctgcatgtgtttattAAATGTCAATATTACAATGAATCCCTAAATAAACAGACTGAAACTTTGACTGGCACATTGTCCCTCATTCTACTATTCCTTAAAGATACTTCCACTCCCCGAGAACGCCggctttcagaggctgtagtgggttcagttttaaagctacagtgaacatactggtatcatatgaaactaggcAACATAAGGAATGtcatgtcatgctagcttgtcaAGAAGGGGGCTAAATAACGCTCCAAAATTATAGTCGATAACAGTGATGTCTGTATTTACTAAAatatttacttactttactttataaaaataaatatctaaaatgatcatttgaatttttcagtgacaacatgttttttgtcattaaagACGTGACTACTGACATGGTCTAATATATAATATGGAGTACTGTGAAACATACATCTATTACatctacatacatacatctgTTTTTACAGAAAGAATAATTTCTATTCACATTTGTTAAGGCCACTATGAAAATTTTGCTACTTTGGTGACACCTGCTGCcatgtttcttttaattttatttgtcacCCATGAAAGATTATTAATTTTTACTGGCTATTAACTGTTAAATCTACATATTTGTTCATAgaattatacaaaaacaaaaaaacagacatcagTATATTAAATAATAGATTAATATCAGATTTTTTCATCAGAGATAAGTGCCAATATTTCTGTTAGATGTTCATCACTGAGTAGAGGGCGAAACAAATTCAGCTCACTGAATAAGTAACTAGTATCAGCTTCGACTTGACACTGAGAAAATGATTCGCCACTGATTCCAAAGCCAGCTAAATTACAGGTTAGCTCAACATACATGACCCTGATTAGTAGGAACCTGCAAgaccagaaaacacaaaaacttgcattgatgttacatgaatgcatacagatggagaggaggaggagaagagaggagctcagtgcatcatgggaagtcccccagcagtctaggcctatagcagcataactaagggctgatccaaggcgagcctggtcggccctaactataagctttatcaaaaaggaaagttttaagcctactcttaaacatagagagggtgtctgcaccccggacccaatctggaagatggttccacaagagaggagcctgatagctgaaggctctgcctcccatcctacttttaaagactgtaggaaccaccagtaagctgcatactgggagcgcagtgttctagtgggataatacggtattatgagctctttaggatatgatggtgcctgaccattaagggctttgtaggtgaggagaaggattttaaattctattctggattttacaggaagccaatgcagcgaagctaaaatgggagaaatatgatctttctctagtttttgtcagtacacgtgcagctgcattcttacccttagttagcacttctttactagatataatcaatttgtctttagtaacaggctatgtaccacagtcctttaaagtagctgtaattaaacctcttcttaagaagcctactcttgattcaggcgttttagccaattatagacctatatctaaccttccatttctctctaagatccttgagaaagcagtctctaatcagttgtgtgactttctacataacaatagtctatttgaggattttcagtcaggatttagaggcatcatagcacagagacagcactggtgaaagttacagaTGATCTCTttactgcatcagacaaaggacttATTTCtgtacttgtcctgttagatcttagtgcctTATTTGACACCaatgaccatcacatcctattacagagatgtccttaattatgcataaggcttaataaaatttaaacgggaGAGTTACATTAAAATTCAccccccatacagttgtcatgaacagggaaattagttacagagaccaaaaccgttgtttgtaccaggctgtaaacatgtttatttctggtgtaaagttgggcattttaacatgggggtctacgGGGATTcacttgcttttggagcctcaagtggccattcaaggaactgtaaaactgtttttggcacttcttcgttggcttcatttttcaggtCTGGGGGTTGCCGCTTGataatgaagtgtttttgtatagtatagtctcagttttctttaagatgcataGAATAGTGTAATGTTATTATAACCCGGCGTCCTGGCTTCACCTAACTATATAAACTTAATAAGAGAATAATAAACAGGACAATGAGTCCAATCTTCTCAACTGAAACATTATTGTGTCAGCCTTGATGACTCTGTGTCCTCCACTGCTCCCCTCTCATATGGGGTACCACAGGGCTCTGTACTTGGCCTTCTTTTATTTTCCCTCCATCTACTCAGATCTATGTCCCTCCTACAGTGTTAAGCCATTGCATGAGTGTTTACATGAGATTAAAGCCTGGATGTCTCTAAACTTCctaaattttaatgaaaaaaagacagaagtcaTGGTCTTTGGTGGCACTTCTGTGACCCCCCTGGTTGATCTGGGTTCTTTGGCACAGTATCACAAGCCAACTGTGCACAATCTGGGGGTAAAAGTGGACACAGACCTTAAATTTGACAGCCAGATTAAAGCTGTGGTGAGGTCAAGCTTTTTCCAGTTGAGGCAGCTGGCAGAAATTAAACCAGTCCTTCAGAGACAACACTTTGAGACAGTAATCCACGCCTTTGTGACCACTCGGCTGGATTACTGCAATGCACTTTATATGGGGGTTAGTGCGTCCTCCATTGCTCGTCTTCAACTGGTGCAAAATGCTGCTGCACGTCTTTTAACTGGCACAAGCAAGTATGAGCACATTTCACCTATTTTAGCTTCACTCCATTGGCTGCCCGTCcattttaggattcattttaaaattattttatttgcttttaaagcCTTGAATGGCCTAGCCCTACCTTACCTCTCTGCGCTGCTGCACCCCTACACTCCAGGCCGCTCTCTCAGGTCAGCTGACCAGCTGCTCCTGACAGTACCTAAAGCGAGGCTTAAGCTCAGAGGTGAACAAGCTGTTGCTGTTGCAGCTCCAAAACTGTGGAATGGATTACCACTGCACATTAGACATTAGGCCTCCTCACTGTctcattttaaatctcttcttaaaacccaCCTCTCCTCTCTGGCTTTCACACCATGTAGCGTGTTGCATCTTGTGTGAGCAgtgcactttatttattttattttatttattttatttgatttgatcttatttgattttatttgtttttatcttattttatttgattttatcttattttattaccTTTATCCTATTGTGTCCTTCAGCGTTTTATTGTGTTCTGTTGTgctatttattgtgttttttttatcttgctgtgcagcactttggaaaccttgtgtttgttaaaatcatgctatataaataaagtggattggattggatttatttagaacattttgttttaatagacTGCACAAAATAAAACCTCCACCTACCTCCACCTCGCCTCCCAAACAAAGAATAGTTGAATCTCACTCATTTTTCCCTCCTGACTCCTTTACAGTCAAGATGGGggcaaagataacaaaaacagggatttattcatctcgtatcctgcctaactttagtggatcataataTATTGAGAATGGTATGGTATGGAATttggttcaagatgagaccaaacttttctatggatgtcagcTTGCCTGCAGCAGgctgcacaaaaaatattaggctgatgggtctAGTAGTATATGAGATTAGTTGCAggaaaatacacaaacagacacacactcgaCCAAACACATGATCTAAAAATGCTACATGTTCCTTTAAAGCAAGGAAGGAAAACAGGTTTTTTTCAGAGTTATCTTTTCAAAATGGTAAATAGTAGGAGGTCTGTTTGTTTTAGAAATGAGACTCAGTGAGTGTGTCATCTGATAATGAGGTCATTCTGCTGCTGTGGGCGTCTCCTGACTAGAAAAGgttaaaagcagcagaagcagaTATTCATCTCAGTTAGAAGGGACTCACAGTCTGAATGCAGAAGGTTCATGTTAGGATTCAAATAATGTCATGACCTAACTGTGGTTTTGTTATTTCTTACTTAagaattatatttaattaagGGAATGCCAAGTTCGAGACATCAGTTACAATTCTTTTCTTTGTTATCTGTTTTGTGTCATCGCACTgaattgtgtttatgtgtgaaggATCATGTTAAACTCCACACAGGTTTCATATTTCACACTTGCTGCCTACTTCGACACTGgggtttttaaatatttatatttcatgatTGTCATGTCTTTATATATGTTAATCATTTGTGCCAATGTTTTGCTCATTGTGGTTATCTGTATGAACAGAAGCTTACATGAACCTATGTACCTTTTTCTGTGCAGCCTGTTTGTAAATGAACTGTATGGTAGTACAGGGTTGTTTCCATTCCTTCTGGTTCAGATCCTCTCTGACATTCACACTGTTTCTGCTCCCCTTTGTTTCCtgcagattttctgtttgtactCTTATGCAAGTGTGGAATTTTTCAACTTAGCCATCATGTCTTATGACAGATATCTTGCTATTTGTTGTCCTCTACATTATAACACACGGATGACGTCTCATAAGATAACACTACTTATTGCTGTAACGTGGTTATATGcttatgttatatgttttgttcCAATAACTTTGAGTGTCCCTTTACAGCTGTGTAGTAACATCATTAACAAAGTTTACTGTGATAACTACTCTATTGTCAAACTGGCATGTTACAACACAACAGTCATTAATATTTATGGACTCACTGCCACAGCTCTTATAGTTTCATGTCCCGTAACTCTAATCTTTTACACGTACATAAAAATTcttcaagtttgtttttctggttctaaacagacaagacagaaaGCCGTCAGTACCTGCACACCTCACCTTGCTTCCCTGCTCAACTTCACTGTTGGGGCTGGCTTTGAATTAGTGCAGCACAGGTTTGATATGAGCAGAGTACCAAATATGCTTCgaatatttttatcattatactGGCTCACATGTCAGCCACTCTTCAACTCTGTAATGTATGGCCTGAAAATGTCTAATATCCGTAtcatatgtaaaaatatgttttttgctTAAACGTAAGCTATTGTCAGTCCAGAGGTTTGCTGGTCTGATTTAAATGTGTTGCGCTTTATAAACAATAACTGTGCATATTGTCATTGATGATGATGGAGAATAACGTAAAATTCCTTGTTGTGTAAACAGTTTTGCCTCTGTAAATACAGGGAGCACTTAAGATGAACATAACAGAAGTCCGTTTTGGCAAAGGTCAAGTTAAATAACAGTTTTTGAAAGCAGTTTGAATCATGTGTTAGACTGAGGAATGACATTATCTTTGTAATAGAAGaagatttacagttttttaagtAGCAGGAAACAGCAGTTAAGTGCAGGCACAGCTGTATCTTTTATTtgctttgaaagaaaaaaaaactattgaataaacaattaaacaagGTATAtagttttcatttcttcatttcatcTGGGACAAACCAGGTAAACCTGAACAGAGAGTATGAACCTTCTTTATGTGTTTCTGAAGACGGATCCTCTCCTCTAACAACACCTTACCTGTCCTTTGATACTGTTGTTACTGTGCTCCAGCTGATGGCTTTTGTTATCTTGTTCAAAAGCTGCAGAGGGagatcatttttttgttgtttcttttcagcCTTGTGGTTTTATGATGAGATTAATTTATAGACTTTATATTTTTGGGCTCTGTGACTTAGAGTTCAGGTGGAAGAGATGATCAGGTTGAATGTTCATGTGAATTGTTCCCTGTGCTGCAAGGGTAAGCCTAGTAAATGTGATATAACACATTAAACAGGTAATTGTGGAAACAACACCTATATGCTCAACAGTGTGTAGCAATCATTGAAAATCTCAGTGAAACCTGACAGCAAACTTCTTACTGGATGTGACTTTAGGCTGACAGACATTACGTTCAGTCTGGTCAAACCAGCAGCTGAAGAGTCAGttaacagaaaatgtcaaagaCTCTAAGAACAGCTCAGGAGGCtcagtttgaaataaacaaGAACTAGTCTGTAGTCTTTCTAAATGACTCAGCTCAGTGTTCAAATATATTATGACACTACTGGAAAACAAGACTTAGAGactaaaagtttttttgtttttttgtttttttttaaaccctgCTAGAGGCCCCTTGAGACTGCAGTATTAGTTATATTACATGTTGGATAGAAAAAATACCATAATGagaatgttgatatttttagaGACATggtaaaaagtcatttttttatataGGACTTCTCTGCATCAAGCGTCGCAAAGTGTTCCAAGTACGAGCTAAAGGTGCTGATGCTTGTCAGAAAGCAGCTGAACCTCTCTTCCCCCACACCTTTCCAACGGCAGAATTGAGATGGCTAAGCCAAAAATACAACGGCCACACTCACTTTACACAGCGATCTGccaggtgtgtgcaggtgagaAAGTAGgtagggtttgaacttctctctttaaaaaatgtttcattcttcacacaactacttctGTCACGCATGTAAAAAGctgagtgcaacaccatgaatgtcttctAGGAGAAAATGcttgaaaatgtgtgtattgttaTTCAAATTTGCACAGTTCATTGTTTTTGGCTCCTTTTTTGTTGTAATGATACATCTTCTGATGCTAAGCTAGGGCACATTGCCAGTGATGTGTCCTGAGGTCATTAGGTGTTTTGGGTCTTTTGAACATTAGACACCCTCACTCAGGTGACCCAGCTGAGGTTGATCAAGCCTCAGCGTCTGCCTTAGCTGCACTATCCCACAGATCCACTCTCATCCAGAGCCACCTGGAGGCTTTCTCAGCAGCCTCTTTACTGTTGTAGATggccctcctcttcctctcgcCTGTGATGCCGAACACAGTGTAAGTCCTACAGAGGGACTGTCCTGAAAAGCCTCTGCACCCTACATCCATAGGCAAGCGCCTTGCCTGCCAGCCTTGTCTGTGGTAGTCACTGACTAGACCCTCGTATTTTGGTGGTCTTGTCAACATGCTGAGGGAACCTGAGTTGCCTACCCAAGTGCACTGTCAGCTGCCAATCCTGTGCAGTGTTGAGAAGCCCTGATGTTGCCTCAGGTGTTGCTCTTGACTTCTCTCCAGCTCTGATGACGCTGATGGTTTGCTTTGAGGGTTTTGACCTCTGGCACCTGGTGATGGCACTGCAGATGATCTCTGTGATGGTCTTGCTTGAGCAGCTGGTCGTGACACCAGCAATATTGGCCTTCCCCTAGAGCCTTTGGACAGCAGCTCAAGATGTGCTCAAGGGTCCCCTTTCTCTGGAAAAGGGAGCACACTGGTGTATTGACCAAGCC
This is a stretch of genomic DNA from Thunnus albacares chromosome 6, fThuAlb1.1, whole genome shotgun sequence. It encodes these proteins:
- the LOC122983793 gene encoding olfactory receptor 52D1-like; its protein translation is MNSTQFSSFTLAAYFDNGLFKYLYFMIVMSLYMLIVCANVLLIVVICMNRSLHEPMYLFLCSLFVNELFGSTGLFPFLLVQILSDIHTVSASFCFLQIFCVYTYASIQFSNLATMSYDRYLAICCPLQYNTHVTYNKTAFLIAVTWLYPFLAIFILISLSSSLQLCGNIINKVYCDNYSIVKLACSDTRVNNIYGIIYTFTTIVLVLLIICSYVKILKVCFSGSKQTRQKAVSTCTPHLASLLNFSCGCFFEIVQNRFDMSSVPNMLRIFVSLYFLTCPPLFNPVLYGLNITKIRITCKSVVFGRM
- the LOC122984157 gene encoding olfactory receptor 142-like, with amino-acid sequence MLNSTQVSYFTLAAYFDTGVFKYLYFMIVMSLYMLIICANVLLIVVICMNRSLHEPMYLFLCSLFVNELYGSTGLFPFLLVQILSDIHTVSAPLCFLQIFCLYSYASVEFFNLAIMSYDRYLAICCPLHYNTRMTSHKITLLIAVTWLYAYVICFVPITLSVPLQLCSNIINKVYCDNYSIVKLACYNTTVINIYGLTATALIVSCPVTLIFYTYIKILQVCFSGSKQTRQKAVSTCTPHLASLLNFTVGAGFELVQHRFDMSRVPNMLRIFLSLYWLTCQPLFNSVMYGLKMSNIRIICKNMFFA